The DNA region CGACAGGAAACATAGTGAGCCAATCGTTTCTGGGTTTAATACAAAACGGTAACTAAATCTCCGTTTGGGCCACTTCAGCAATCTTCGGTACAGGCCAAGTAATACAAGCGGCCCGCTGAGTTCATTGTTCGCTAAAGACGGATGACATAAGTAGCTGCTTAATAGAATTTCCCGTTCACTGTCGCCTTGTAAGAGCGTCTGGGCGAACGGAACCCCACCATCTTCTTTAAAACAACTCTCTATTTTTACTCGATAGTGACCCGGCATGAGCGCTTGCCGTTGTTTATGTGACAAGCAAAATCCCCATGTCCGATTGTAATAGCTGGTGACATAGGGAATGGCATCAGGTAATGCGGGCAACGAATGTAAAAATGGCTGAAGTTCCTCTAAAGCGATTTCGGTATCTACGGGTTCTGAGTAGTTAACCACGTGCAGATTGTTTTTACCGGCGTCACATATCAATTGACCATCAGGGCCCCATAACTTAGCGCTAGTAAAGTGCCATTCAGGTGGCGTGACCCAGTCGAAAACCGGTGTACCAGAGGGAATTTTCGTTACAGATAAAGGCATGAACTGGCCAAGATACGCGAGTGACTTCTCCAGTCCCGGCCCGGTGATAGAACGACAAATGGGAAAAAGATCATCAAAAACCCTTTCTAAAAATACGTGTTCGTTTTCTGGATCTTGCATTCGACCACTCTTTGAAAAATGTAGAAACACTCATAGGGTGCGAGCATATCACAGGCACCGCTGTCATTTGCATGAGATAACGGCTGGATTTTAGGATTCTTACAATTTAAATTCATGAGGTTATCTAGAGATTAATACCATGCTTGCTGCTGGAAAACTGAGTATTAACCTTGCTGGCGCTGGGATATGGCACTCAGGTGGTTGTCATGCGTACGAATCCATCAGTTAACGGGTTGCAATCAGATTCGG from Shewanella dokdonensis includes:
- a CDS encoding DUF4910 domain-containing protein yields the protein MQDPENEHVFLERVFDDLFPICRSITGPGLEKSLAYLGQFMPLSVTKIPSGTPVFDWVTPPEWHFTSAKLWGPDGQLICDAGKNNLHVVNYSEPVDTEIALEELQPFLHSLPALPDAIPYVTSYYNRTWGFCLSHKQRQALMPGHYRVKIESCFKEDGGVPFAQTLLQGDSEREILLSSYLCHPSLANNELSGPLVLLGLYRRLLKWPKRRFSYRFVLNPETIGSLCFLSEHYQHLKQHLEAGLILTCLGGPATKLRYKASKRADSLFDQYIKRLAERDAWEMIPFTPLGGLTNANTVLQVLTCRWAKLPEPHMEVIRATIHRWTINSL